In Aliamphritea ceti, a single window of DNA contains:
- a CDS encoding nucleoside recognition domain-containing protein has translation MEQIVPLILESGRTAVDMALYLLMPVMVVMLALMKLLEAKGVLAFIANLLSPLLRIFGIPGMGVFAIVKILFVSFSAPIATLAVMDKDGTARRSIAATLAVVLTLSQANVVFPLAAVGLDLGVMMLTSVVGGLVAASATYYWFARQPVWDDGDQKDHAVEAEKPEPKSIMQIMSDGGQEGIKIVISSIPLLILAICLVNVLKLTGAIEGITWLLSPLLELLALPEAAVLPIVTKFIAGGTAMMGVTLDLLDQGALTVTDLNRIAGFAINPFDVVGVAIIISAGKRVRQVAKAAMLGAAIGVLVRGVLHLLIF, from the coding sequence GTGGAGCAGATTGTCCCGTTAATTTTAGAGTCTGGCCGAACGGCCGTTGATATGGCCCTGTATCTGTTGATGCCGGTAATGGTAGTCATGCTGGCACTGATGAAGTTGCTGGAGGCTAAGGGGGTACTGGCATTCATAGCCAATCTGTTGTCACCTCTGTTACGGATATTTGGTATCCCCGGTATGGGTGTATTTGCCATCGTTAAGATTCTGTTTGTCAGCTTTTCAGCACCGATTGCGACTCTGGCGGTTATGGATAAAGACGGTACCGCCCGGCGTTCAATTGCGGCAACACTGGCTGTAGTACTGACTTTGTCGCAAGCCAATGTAGTGTTTCCCCTGGCAGCAGTGGGTCTTGATCTGGGCGTTATGATGCTGACATCTGTAGTGGGTGGTCTGGTCGCCGCCAGCGCTACCTATTACTGGTTTGCCCGACAGCCTGTCTGGGATGATGGCGATCAGAAAGACCATGCGGTAGAAGCAGAAAAGCCAGAGCCGAAGAGCATCATGCAGATTATGTCTGACGGTGGTCAGGAAGGTATTAAAATCGTTATCAGTTCGATTCCTTTACTGATACTGGCTATATGTCTGGTGAATGTGCTGAAGCTTACCGGTGCCATTGAGGGCATTACCTGGTTGTTATCTCCACTGCTGGAGTTACTGGCGTTACCGGAAGCTGCGGTATTACCTATTGTGACTAAGTTTATTGCCGGTGGCACGGCGATGATGGGGGTAACACTGGATCTGCTGGATCAGGGAGCGCTGACAGTGACGGATCTCAACCGGATTGCAGGCTTCGCTATTAATCCGTTCGATGTTGTTGGCGTAGCTATTATTATTTCTGCCGGCAAGCGGGTAAGGCAAGTCGCGAAAGCTGCCATGCTTGGAGCCGCAATAGGGGTGCTCGTTCGTGGCGTGCTACATCTACTAATTTTTTAA
- a CDS encoding amidohydrolase, producing MQNLVQDELTVVLVQPDIKWQSPAQNCEMYVRMLDEHSAKADVIVLPEMFATGFSMDSRKAAQNMDGESIVWMKQQAAQRNAAVCGSLAIIEDGEYYNRMLWVEPDGSVQFYDKRHLFRMAGEHERYQSGEGRVVVNFRGWDILLQVCYDLRFPVYSRNRNDYDLALYVANWPAVRRYPWRTLLAARAIENLCYVVGVNRVGVDANQLEYSGDSMLLDFKGEIMCDEVQGKSFCASKTLLKTDLLAFREQFPAYQDADDFTLTL from the coding sequence ATGCAAAATTTAGTTCAGGACGAATTGACCGTTGTACTGGTTCAGCCAGATATTAAGTGGCAGAGCCCGGCACAGAACTGTGAAATGTATGTACGCATGCTGGATGAACATTCAGCCAAGGCTGATGTGATAGTGCTCCCTGAAATGTTTGCCACTGGTTTTTCTATGGATAGCCGTAAAGCGGCCCAGAATATGGATGGTGAAAGTATCGTTTGGATGAAGCAACAGGCGGCACAGCGAAATGCTGCTGTCTGTGGCAGCCTGGCAATTATTGAGGATGGTGAATACTACAACCGGATGCTCTGGGTTGAGCCTGATGGTAGCGTTCAGTTTTACGATAAACGTCATCTGTTCCGCATGGCAGGCGAACACGAGCGTTACCAGAGCGGGGAAGGTCGTGTTGTGGTCAACTTTCGTGGCTGGGATATATTACTGCAAGTGTGTTATGACTTACGTTTTCCTGTTTATTCACGCAACCGCAATGACTATGATCTGGCGTTGTATGTGGCAAACTGGCCAGCGGTACGCCGCTATCCGTGGCGGACATTATTAGCTGCCAGAGCAATTGAGAACCTTTGTTATGTTGTTGGTGTAAACCGGGTAGGGGTAGATGCCAATCAGCTTGAATACAGCGGAGACAGTATGCTGTTGGATTTCAAAGGCGAAATTATGTGTGATGAGGTGCAGGGTAAAAGCTTCTGCGCCAGTAAAACTTTATTAAAAACAGATCTACTGGCGTTTCGGGAGCAATTCCCTGCTTATCAGGATGCCGATGATTTCACACTGACGCTGTAA
- a CDS encoding pyridoxal phosphate-dependent aminotransferase — MHIDSKLPKVGTTIFTRMSQLAAEKNAINLSQGFPDFDSPRELLERVNFYLQQGLNQYAPMTGAPSLRQAIAEKTQRCYDVLPDAESEITVTSGATEAIFAAISAVIRQGDEVIVFDPAYDSYEPAIELNGGTAVHLQLNSGDFSLPLDTLAQAINTRTRMVIINSPHNPSGAVLSETELDGLEKLLAGTEILLLSDEVYEHIYFNGSQHHSVLTRPALASRSFVVSSFGKTLHTTGWKLGYCVAPEALSKELRKVHQYLTFSSVHPMQCAVADYLQTHPEHYLQLPAFYEAKRDLFCSLMQKSRFKFSTTAGTYFQLMDYSAIDDQKSDIEFADWLTEQGVAAIPISVFYQQPPAQKLIRFCFAKEDNTLEKAAEILCKI; from the coding sequence GTGCATATAGATTCAAAATTACCAAAAGTCGGCACAACGATCTTTACCCGAATGTCGCAACTGGCAGCCGAAAAAAATGCTATCAATCTTTCACAGGGGTTTCCTGACTTTGACAGTCCACGTGAATTACTGGAACGGGTTAATTTTTATCTGCAACAAGGGCTGAATCAGTATGCGCCGATGACAGGGGCACCTTCTTTACGTCAGGCTATTGCTGAGAAAACCCAGCGTTGCTACGACGTGCTGCCGGATGCTGAATCTGAAATTACTGTTACCAGTGGTGCGACAGAAGCCATTTTTGCTGCGATCAGTGCTGTGATTCGTCAGGGCGATGAGGTGATTGTGTTTGATCCGGCCTACGACAGTTATGAACCGGCGATAGAGCTGAATGGTGGTACGGCTGTACATTTGCAGTTGAACAGTGGTGATTTTAGTTTACCACTCGATACGTTGGCTCAGGCAATTAACACCCGTACCCGGATGGTGATTATTAACTCTCCGCATAACCCCAGTGGAGCAGTACTGAGTGAAACTGAGCTGGACGGTCTGGAAAAGCTATTAGCCGGCACCGAAATATTGCTGCTCAGTGATGAAGTGTACGAGCATATTTATTTTAATGGCAGTCAGCATCACAGTGTACTTACCCGACCTGCTTTGGCTAGCCGCAGCTTTGTGGTGTCTTCTTTCGGAAAAACCTTACATACCACCGGCTGGAAGCTTGGGTATTGCGTGGCGCCTGAGGCGCTGAGTAAGGAATTGCGTAAGGTTCATCAGTATCTGACGTTCAGTTCGGTACATCCTATGCAGTGTGCCGTTGCAGATTATCTGCAGACGCATCCGGAGCATTATCTGCAGTTGCCGGCATTTTATGAAGCCAAGCGGGACCTGTTCTGTTCACTGATGCAAAAAAGCCGTTTTAAGTTTTCGACTACGGCCGGTACTTATTTTCAGCTGATGGATTATTCAGCGATAGATGACCAGAAAAGTGATATTGAGTTTGCTGACTGGCTGACAGAGCAGGGTGTTGCGGCAATCCCCATTTCAGTCTTTTATCAACAGCCGCCGGCGCAGAAACTTATCCGTTTTTGTTTTGCCAAAGAAGACAATACTCTTGAGAAGGCCGCGGAAATATTATGCAAAATTTAG
- the pbpG gene encoding D-alanyl-D-alanine endopeptidase, which produces MRSALFSIVIFFSACIQAGTQSSSEKLPQLASVSVAVLADNETDPLLLKNADMQVPIASVTKIMTAMVILDAEQDLNEYITFTKADKQAINNYYSRIRIDSRLRRKDALRIALMSSENFASMTLATNYPGGSKAFVQAMNDKAAELGMNQTRFADPSGLSPNNVATASDLAKMALAAAKYPKLREFSTTGQFTANFKGPRYRLGYGNTNPLVHRTSWPIDITKTGYLDIAGRCLVMVTEVKGKKLAMVFLNSYGKRTPIGDAGRVKRWLTKGETGKVSQNARNYEKKQLALYKERQATQLAANES; this is translated from the coding sequence ATGCGATCAGCACTTTTTTCAATAGTTATATTTTTTAGTGCTTGTATTCAGGCTGGTACACAGTCCTCTTCCGAAAAACTCCCTCAACTTGCTTCTGTCAGCGTCGCTGTACTTGCTGACAATGAAACCGATCCGCTGTTGCTAAAGAATGCCGATATGCAGGTACCGATTGCCTCTGTCACAAAAATAATGACGGCAATGGTTATTCTGGATGCCGAACAGGATCTGAACGAATACATCACCTTCACTAAAGCTGACAAGCAAGCCATTAATAACTATTACAGCCGTATCCGAATAGACTCCCGCCTGCGCCGTAAAGATGCGCTGCGGATCGCCCTGATGTCTTCAGAGAACTTTGCGTCAATGACGCTGGCAACTAACTATCCGGGTGGCAGCAAAGCCTTTGTTCAGGCAATGAATGATAAGGCCGCAGAGCTGGGCATGAATCAAACCCGCTTTGCAGACCCAAGCGGTTTATCGCCCAACAATGTAGCAACGGCATCAGATTTGGCGAAAATGGCTCTGGCGGCGGCTAAGTACCCTAAACTTCGTGAATTCAGTACTACCGGCCAGTTCACAGCTAACTTCAAAGGCCCTCGCTACCGTCTTGGCTACGGTAATACCAACCCTCTGGTACATCGCACCAGCTGGCCAATAGATATCACTAAGACCGGATACTTAGATATTGCCGGGCGTTGCCTGGTAATGGTGACGGAAGTTAAAGGTAAAAAACTGGCAATGGTATTCCTGAATTCATACGGAAAACGGACTCCCATAGGCGATGCTGGGCGGGTAAAACGATGGCTAACAAAAGGTGAAACGGGCAAAGTCAGCCAGAATGCCCGTAACTATGAGAAAAAACAGCTGGCACTGTATAAAGAAAGACAAGCAACACAATTAGCTGCTAACGAAAGCTGA
- a CDS encoding DUF3299 domain-containing protein, which translates to MFKFCLSALLAALLWISLPLTASAAETFNGEPVEELDWEVLMPADYNIEAIFAASADQYSSLDDFDPLADIKFKAMMQALSSAPVVPEMDGKMIRIPGFVVPLSEEGSRVTEFFLVPYFGACIHVPPPPSNQMIHVAFEPGTNVENLYDAVWVTGKLKVATVAHDLGTAGYVMDAFQIEPYEEG; encoded by the coding sequence GTGTTTAAATTCTGTCTGTCCGCTTTGCTGGCGGCTTTACTGTGGATCTCATTACCTCTGACTGCAAGCGCAGCAGAGACATTCAATGGTGAGCCGGTTGAAGAACTCGACTGGGAAGTATTAATGCCAGCGGATTACAACATCGAAGCTATTTTTGCTGCCAGTGCCGATCAGTACAGCAGCCTGGATGATTTCGACCCGTTAGCAGATATTAAATTTAAAGCGATGATGCAAGCACTGAGTTCGGCGCCAGTGGTGCCTGAAATGGACGGCAAGATGATTCGTATTCCCGGTTTTGTCGTACCGCTGAGTGAAGAAGGTTCCCGGGTGACGGAGTTCTTTTTAGTACCGTATTTTGGTGCTTGTATCCATGTGCCGCCACCGCCTTCAAATCAGATGATTCATGTAGCGTTTGAACCAGGTACGAATGTTGAAAATCTGTATGACGCTGTCTGGGTAACCGGAAAGTTAAAAGTCGCGACGGTTGCTCATGATTTGGGAACCGCCGGATATGTCATGGATGCATTTCAGATTGAGCCTTACGAAGAGGGCTAA
- a CDS encoding phnA protein — translation MSRGHAKHYEGHYGLSMFGKDLVRRCSAHCELCDAQGVKLSVYEVPPVLTEPDYDHCIMICGTCQKQIMRPRLIDHNHWRCLNNSIWSEVVPVKMLSVAMLRYINQQHAWPGALLEQVYLDNDEEKWIEQIEIC, via the coding sequence ATGTCCAGAGGACATGCTAAACATTATGAAGGTCATTATGGCCTGTCGATGTTCGGTAAAGATTTAGTGCGCCGTTGCAGCGCACATTGTGAACTGTGTGACGCGCAGGGTGTGAAGCTGTCGGTGTATGAAGTACCGCCGGTTCTGACTGAGCCTGATTATGATCACTGCATTATGATTTGTGGTACTTGTCAGAAGCAGATTATGCGGCCCAGGTTAATTGATCATAATCACTGGCGATGTCTGAATAACTCTATCTGGAGCGAAGTGGTTCCGGTCAAAATGCTGTCTGTCGCTATGCTTCGTTATATCAACCAGCAACATGCCTGGCCAGGAGCCTTACTGGAACAGGTATATCTGGATAACGATGAAGAGAAGTGGATAGAGCAGATAGAAATTTGCTGA
- a CDS encoding ABC transporter permease, which translates to MLLFRIAAKSLLNRRTSVLLTIISIAVSVALLLGVEKIRDQAKQSFTNTISGTDLIIGARSGSVQLLLYSVFRIGDASNNITWQSYQDIAGHSRVAWTIPISLGDSHRGYRVVGTNTDYFKHYKYGRKQPLVFSAGNEFNKLHDVVLGAEVAKQLNYRLGDELVVAHGTGNASFAKHEDQPFHVSGILEPTGTPVDRALYVSLEAIEAIHVDWKSGAYLPGSGGDKKLVAEELQPEAITAILVGLKSKVSTFQLQRAVNNYRKEPLLAILPGVALQQLWSMLSVAENAMLVISACVVLSGLFGMLTVLLSGLNERRREMAILRSVGARPAHIYCLLVMETCLLTLLGILLGTGLLFMVLAAGLNLLETEFGLYLQLTWLSLHELGLLGAIFVAGLCTGLIPGYRAYRYSLADGMTIRI; encoded by the coding sequence ATGCTTTTGTTTCGTATAGCAGCTAAAAGTCTACTTAACCGACGTACCTCAGTACTCTTAACGATTATTTCTATTGCTGTGAGTGTGGCGCTGTTACTGGGTGTGGAAAAGATCAGAGACCAGGCGAAGCAAAGTTTTACCAACACTATCTCCGGTACTGACCTTATTATTGGTGCCCGGTCTGGCTCCGTGCAGTTATTACTTTATTCTGTATTCCGGATTGGTGATGCCAGTAACAATATTACCTGGCAGAGCTACCAGGACATTGCCGGGCATTCCCGGGTGGCCTGGACGATACCCATTTCTTTGGGGGACTCTCACCGGGGGTATCGGGTTGTCGGTACGAATACGGATTATTTCAAACATTATAAATATGGCCGTAAACAACCCTTGGTGTTTTCTGCAGGGAATGAATTTAACAAGCTACATGACGTAGTGCTTGGCGCAGAGGTTGCCAAGCAGTTGAATTATCGTCTGGGTGATGAGCTGGTTGTTGCGCATGGCACAGGAAATGCCAGTTTTGCTAAGCACGAAGATCAGCCTTTTCATGTCAGTGGCATTCTGGAGCCTACAGGCACACCGGTAGACCGTGCACTGTATGTTAGTCTTGAGGCTATTGAAGCGATTCATGTGGACTGGAAGTCCGGAGCATATTTACCAGGATCCGGTGGCGATAAAAAACTGGTGGCTGAAGAATTACAGCCGGAAGCGATTACAGCTATTTTAGTTGGACTGAAATCTAAGGTTTCAACTTTCCAGCTGCAGAGAGCGGTAAATAATTATCGGAAGGAACCGCTGCTGGCAATACTTCCCGGAGTAGCACTACAACAGTTATGGAGTATGCTGAGTGTGGCTGAAAATGCCATGCTGGTGATCTCCGCCTGTGTGGTTTTATCAGGCTTGTTTGGCATGTTGACGGTATTATTAAGCGGACTTAATGAACGTCGACGGGAAATGGCGATCTTACGATCTGTAGGTGCGCGTCCGGCGCATATATATTGTTTACTGGTAATGGAAACCTGTTTGCTGACATTGCTGGGTATTTTGCTGGGAACTGGCTTATTATTTATGGTTTTGGCGGCAGGTTTGAATTTGCTGGAAACTGAGTTTGGCTTATATCTGCAACTTACCTGGCTGAGTTTACATGAGCTTGGATTGCTCGGAGCTATTTTTGTCGCGGGTTTATGTACCGGTTTAATACCGGGCTATAGGGCTTACCGTTATTCACTGGCTGACGGTATGACTATTCGTATTTAA